The following proteins are co-located in the Mesorhizobium australicum WSM2073 genome:
- the mntR gene encoding manganese-binding transcriptional regulator MntR gives MALKNRPVPREPLLDADVHSEGFRQTREARRSALVEDYVELIADLIEDGNEARQVDIAARLGVAQPTVAKMLTRLCADGLVSRKPYRGVFLTDAGRKVAEESRIRHQTVEAFLRSLGVSAETARIDAEGIEHHVSAETLEAFRKAMTAR, from the coding sequence TTGGCGCTGAAGAACAGACCGGTCCCGCGTGAGCCGTTGCTCGATGCCGATGTCCATTCGGAAGGGTTCCGGCAGACGCGCGAAGCGCGCCGCAGCGCGCTGGTCGAGGATTATGTCGAACTGATCGCCGACCTGATCGAGGACGGCAACGAGGCGCGCCAGGTCGACATCGCCGCGCGCCTCGGCGTCGCCCAACCGACGGTGGCCAAGATGCTGACGCGGCTATGCGCCGACGGGCTGGTGTCGCGAAAGCCCTATCGCGGCGTGTTCCTGACCGATGCCGGCCGCAAGGTCGCAGAGGAAAGCCGCATCCGCCACCAGACGGTCGAGGCCTTTCTGCGCTCGCTCGGCGTCAGCGCCGAGACGGCGCGCATCGATGCCGAGGGCATCGAACACCATGTCAGCGCCGAGACGCTGGAAGCGTTCCGCAAGGCGATGACGGCGCGCTGA
- a CDS encoding alpha/beta fold hydrolase, whose translation MTIEWRPPERFVFQGHSIAWGVMGEGPPAVVLHGTPFSSVEWRRIAPWLAKQRRVHYFDMLGYGWSDKPDGDVSRGMQKELFAALYAHWKLERPDVVAHDFGGSTALRGHLLNGWSSARWC comes from the coding sequence ATGACCATCGAGTGGCGCCCGCCTGAACGCTTTGTCTTTCAGGGACATTCGATTGCCTGGGGCGTCATGGGGGAAGGACCGCCCGCCGTCGTTCTCCACGGCACGCCATTCTCCTCGGTCGAGTGGCGCCGCATCGCGCCATGGCTGGCGAAGCAGCGACGCGTCCACTATTTCGACATGCTTGGCTATGGCTGGTCGGACAAGCCGGACGGCGATGTGTCGCGTGGCATGCAGAAAGAGCTGTTCGCGGCGCTCTATGCCCACTGGAAGCTGGAACGGCCCGACGTGGTCGCGCATGATTTCGGCGGATCGACCGCTCTGCGCGGTCATCTGCTCAACGGTTGGAGTTCCGCTCGATGGTGCTGA
- a CDS encoding alpha/beta fold hydrolase codes for MVLIDPVAISPQGSPLVQAARQNEKVFAGLPAYVHEAILRAYIDGATDNSLRTDEMQAYLRPWLGDEGQKAFWRQVAQVDDKYTEEVEWRYGEIRCPVTILWGENDDWIPIKDGRELARRIPGATFQTVAGAKHLVQEDAPEAIAATVLQFWRSLEGG; via the coding sequence ATGGTGCTGATCGATCCAGTGGCGATCAGCCCGCAAGGTTCGCCGCTGGTCCAGGCAGCCAGGCAGAACGAGAAGGTTTTTGCCGGGCTGCCCGCATATGTCCACGAAGCGATCTTGCGGGCCTACATCGATGGCGCGACGGACAATTCGTTGCGCACAGACGAGATGCAGGCCTATCTGCGTCCATGGCTTGGCGACGAGGGCCAGAAGGCGTTCTGGAGGCAAGTCGCGCAGGTGGACGACAAGTACACGGAGGAAGTGGAGTGGCGATATGGCGAGATTCGCTGTCCGGTCACCATCCTGTGGGGCGAAAATGACGATTGGATCCCGATAAAGGACGGCCGGGAGCTGGCGCGGCGCATTCCCGGTGCGACGTTTCAGACAGTCGCCGGCGCCAAGCATCTCGTCCAGGAAGACGCGCCGGAGGCGATCGCCGCAACGGTCCTCCAGTTCTGGCGGAGCCTGGAAGGCGGCTAG
- the ypfJ gene encoding KPN_02809 family neutral zinc metallopeptidase, translated as MLWRGRRQSDNIEDDRSDGGGGGIGGGGGQFRIPIGGRAGGGGSIFLVILVVLAGWYFGFDPSTILGGGDGGLLPGGGGQISDNSGGQDSGATPANDEMKQFVATVLAETEDTWTGIFKSQGLTYEDPKLVLFSGQVRSACGFASAAAGPFYCPGDHKVYLDMTFFQQLDQQFGASGEFARAYVIAHEVGHHVQNLTGIMGKFNQMRQGMSEADANQLSVRIELQADCFAGVWAHYTGQKGILEQGDFESALNAAKQIGDDTLQKKMQGYVVPESFNHGTSQQRQTWLTRGYKSGKLSDCNTMSGPL; from the coding sequence ATGCTCTGGAGAGGCCGTCGTCAGAGTGACAATATCGAGGACGACCGCAGCGATGGCGGCGGCGGCGGGATCGGTGGTGGTGGCGGCCAGTTCCGCATTCCGATCGGTGGCCGCGCCGGTGGCGGCGGTAGCATATTCCTCGTCATCCTGGTGGTGCTGGCAGGATGGTATTTCGGCTTTGATCCCTCAACGATCCTGGGCGGTGGCGACGGTGGCCTGCTGCCAGGCGGCGGTGGCCAGATATCGGACAACAGCGGCGGCCAGGACAGCGGCGCAACGCCAGCCAATGACGAGATGAAGCAGTTCGTGGCGACCGTGCTCGCCGAGACGGAAGACACCTGGACCGGCATCTTCAAGTCGCAAGGCCTGACCTATGAGGACCCGAAGCTGGTGCTGTTTTCCGGCCAGGTCCGCTCCGCCTGCGGCTTTGCCTCGGCGGCGGCGGGACCGTTCTATTGTCCGGGCGACCACAAGGTCTATCTCGACATGACCTTCTTCCAGCAGCTCGACCAGCAGTTCGGCGCTTCCGGCGAGTTCGCCCGCGCCTATGTCATCGCGCATGAGGTCGGCCACCACGTGCAGAACCTCACCGGCATCATGGGGAAGTTCAACCAGATGCGGCAAGGCATGAGCGAAGCCGATGCCAACCAGCTGTCGGTGCGCATCGAGTTGCAGGCCGACTGCTTCGCCGGCGTGTGGGCGCATTACACCGGGCAGAAGGGCATATTGGAGCAAGGCGACTTCGAAAGCGCGCTGAACGCGGCCAAGCAGATTGGCGACGATACGCTGCAGAAGAAGATGCAGGGCTATGTCGTGCCGGAAAGCTTCAACCACGGCACCTCGCAGCAGCGGCAGACCTGGCTGACACGCGGATACAAGAGCGGCAAGCTTTCGGACTGCAACACGATGAGCGGCCCGCTCTAA
- a CDS encoding TCR/Tet family MFS transporter, producing the protein MIDPKTAKRGLALVFTTLLLDIIGFGMIMPVLPAFLRELTGVGISEAAIEGGWLFFVYAAMQFFFAPIMGGLSDRFGRRPILLASVLTFSIDNLICAIAWSYPMLFIGRVLAGISGASYSTTSAFIADISNDENRAKNFGLLGIAFGVGFVIGPVLGGLLGTFGPRVPFFFAAGLAFVNFLIAMFFLPETLDEKHRRRFEWKRANPVGTLLQMRQYQGIGWIGLVFFLMTLGHMMYPAVWSFVSNYRYGWSEQQIGFSLGAFGLCGAIIMGTVLPRVIPRLGEWRTAVIGLTFTAASAFGYAFASQGWMVYAVIVVGCLEALADPPLRSLAAAKVPPSAQGELQGAMTSIFSITSIVTPLLYTAIFSWFTGPSAPVTFGGAPYLVGACFLVLAVIVFVTKVARPATVMTVTNDVVEDGAQL; encoded by the coding sequence ATGATCGATCCCAAAACCGCCAAGCGGGGCCTTGCGCTGGTTTTCACCACGCTGCTGCTCGATATCATCGGCTTCGGCATGATCATGCCGGTGCTGCCGGCCTTTCTCAGGGAATTGACCGGCGTCGGCATCAGCGAAGCGGCGATCGAGGGCGGCTGGCTGTTCTTCGTCTATGCGGCCATGCAGTTCTTCTTCGCGCCCATCATGGGCGGCCTGAGCGACCGATTCGGGCGGCGGCCGATCCTGCTCGCCTCGGTGTTGACCTTCTCCATCGACAATTTGATCTGTGCCATCGCCTGGTCCTATCCGATGCTTTTCATCGGCCGCGTCCTGGCCGGCATTTCGGGCGCCAGCTATTCGACGACGTCGGCCTTCATCGCCGATATTTCGAACGACGAGAACCGGGCGAAGAATTTCGGCCTGCTCGGCATCGCCTTCGGCGTCGGCTTCGTCATCGGGCCGGTGCTGGGCGGATTGCTCGGTACGTTCGGGCCGCGCGTGCCGTTCTTTTTCGCCGCCGGGCTCGCCTTCGTGAACTTCCTCATCGCAATGTTCTTCCTGCCCGAAACGCTCGATGAAAAGCACCGCCGCCGCTTCGAGTGGAAACGCGCCAACCCGGTCGGCACGCTTCTGCAGATGCGCCAATATCAGGGCATCGGCTGGATTGGGCTGGTCTTCTTCCTGATGACGCTCGGCCACATGATGTATCCGGCGGTGTGGTCGTTCGTCTCCAACTACCGCTACGGCTGGAGCGAGCAGCAGATCGGCTTCTCGCTCGGCGCTTTCGGCCTGTGCGGCGCCATCATCATGGGCACGGTGCTGCCGCGCGTCATCCCCAGGCTCGGCGAGTGGAGGACGGCGGTCATCGGCCTGACGTTCACCGCGGCCAGCGCCTTCGGCTATGCCTTCGCCTCGCAAGGCTGGATGGTCTACGCGGTGATCGTCGTCGGCTGCCTGGAAGCGCTGGCCGATCCGCCGCTGAGAAGCCTCGCCGCAGCCAAGGTTCCCCCTTCGGCACAAGGCGAATTGCAAGGCGCGATGACCTCGATCTTCTCGATCACCTCGATCGTCACGCCGCTGCTCTATACCGCGATCTTTTCCTGGTTCACCGGCCCCAGCGCGCCCGTCACCTTCGGCGGCGCGCCCTATCTGGTCGGTGCATGCTTCCTGGTGCTGGCGGTCATCGTCTTCGTCACCAAGGTGGCCAGGCCGGCGACGGTCATGACTGTCACGAACGATGTCGTGGAAGATGGAGCCCAGCTATGA
- the carA gene encoding glutamine-hydrolyzing carbamoyl-phosphate synthase small subunit: MAEMTPAWATEKPTALLVLTDGTVIEGRGLGATGSAVAEVCFNTALTGYQEILTDPSYAGQIVTFTFPHIGNIGTNGEDIEDLNPAARAGAVGAVFKADVTNPSNYRAAGHLDQWLKKRGIVALSGIDTRALTALIREKGMPNAVIAHAPDGVFDLDDLKRRAAAWSGLIGLDLAKEVTSGQSSVWRETPWAWNEGFGEQAEPSLHVVAIDYGVKRNILRLLAGLGAKVTVVPASTGSEEILAMRPDGIFLSNGPGDPEATGDYAVPVIQDLLKTDIPVFGICLGHQMLALALGGKTAKMHQGHHGANHPVKDHTTGKVEIVSMNHGFAVDADSLPAGVEETHVSLFDGSNCGIALTGRPVFSVQHHPEASPGPQDSHYLFRRFVNLIREKRGEELLAERA; encoded by the coding sequence ATGGCCGAGATGACGCCCGCCTGGGCCACTGAAAAGCCGACCGCCCTTCTGGTGCTGACCGACGGCACCGTCATCGAGGGTCGCGGCCTCGGCGCCACCGGCTCGGCGGTCGCCGAGGTCTGCTTCAACACGGCACTTACCGGCTACCAGGAAATCCTCACCGACCCGTCCTATGCCGGCCAGATCGTCACCTTCACCTTCCCGCATATCGGCAATATCGGCACCAATGGCGAGGACATCGAAGACCTCAATCCGGCCGCTCGTGCCGGCGCCGTCGGTGCCGTGTTCAAGGCCGACGTCACCAACCCGTCCAATTACCGCGCCGCTGGCCATCTCGACCAGTGGCTGAAGAAGCGGGGCATCGTCGCGCTGTCGGGCATCGACACCCGCGCGCTCACCGCGCTGATCCGCGAAAAGGGCATGCCCAATGCCGTCATCGCCCACGCGCCCGACGGCGTCTTCGACCTCGACGACCTGAAGCGGCGTGCCGCCGCATGGTCGGGCCTGATCGGGCTCGATCTCGCCAAGGAGGTCACGTCGGGCCAGTCTTCTGTCTGGCGCGAGACGCCTTGGGCGTGGAACGAAGGCTTTGGCGAACAGGCGGAGCCTTCGCTGCACGTCGTCGCCATCGACTACGGCGTCAAGCGCAACATATTGCGGCTGCTCGCCGGTCTGGGCGCCAAGGTGACGGTGGTTCCGGCCAGCACCGGTTCGGAAGAAATCCTCGCCATGCGGCCCGACGGCATTTTCCTCTCCAACGGCCCCGGCGACCCGGAAGCCACCGGCGACTATGCCGTGCCGGTCATCCAGGACCTGCTCAAGACCGACATTCCGGTGTTCGGCATTTGCCTCGGCCACCAGATGCTGGCGTTGGCGCTGGGCGGCAAGACCGCCAAAATGCACCAGGGCCATCACGGCGCCAACCATCCGGTCAAGGATCACACCACCGGCAAGGTCGAGATCGTTTCGATGAACCACGGCTTTGCCGTCGATGCCGACTCGCTGCCCGCGGGTGTCGAGGAAACCCATGTCTCGCTGTTCGACGGCTCGAATTGCGGCATCGCGTTGACCGGCCGCCCGGTGTTCTCGGTCCAGCATCACCCCGAGGCTTCGCCCGGCCCACAGGATTCGCACTACCTGTTCCGCCGCTTCGTCAACCTCATCCGCGAAAAGCGCGGCGAGGAATTGCTGGCGGAAAGGGCCTGA